A window of Clupea harengus chromosome 24, Ch_v2.0.2, whole genome shotgun sequence genomic DNA:
TTATGGTTGCAAAACTTTATCTTAATTGATATATCTATGCAACTTTGTTTCTAATCATGTGACTACCAACTTTGGTGACATGAAATTGACTTCAGAATTCAGAGTTTGCTGACACATCCATTAGTCTACACAGATGAGCgtatattattactattttgtagaatattataaaatattttCTGAAAAGACTAAATATTTAAGAAAATGTAAGGTCTACAGTGTTTCATTCAACACTTTATCAGTGGAATAACAGTTATAATTATTAATATAATTTCTTTTATCATGTATCGGTACTACATCAACAACTTTAGCACAAATTGGACTTCAACACAACTGAAGAACTGATCGCTTTTCAACTTTTGAGTTGTATCAGAAATGAAACGGTGCTGACAGTATCGGGTGCTATTTATTCAcattgtacatgtgtgtatggtaCAGAAGTTAGACCTACACACACGGAGAATGGGCCTGTAACAACTGCAGAAACATGTCCTGACATTCAGGATAAGATCTGGAATTGCActcacccaccccatccccttCGCCCAAAAAACAGGTGCAAATTCACATGAATTTAATGTAACTTTGAAATTTACATTTGGAGACTCAACATTTAGAAGATCTACAGGAAATATTTACTCCGTGTGACTGTCTAATTAAACCTTATCGATTGACCTTCACTTTATCATATATTGACACTACATGAACAGCATTGGCACAAAATGGACAACACAACAGAAAGCAAACAATACCAGCTGCATCCGtctgtcaaaggtcaaaggttatgccTGAATGTGTCAAGCTTACACCACACTGTAAATTCCTCAAAGTAAAATTCTTCAAAGTATACAGCGGTTCATCTGACAAGTACAACTAATATGGAACTGGAAATCAACCATTGTTTACATGAATCCACATACTTAGTCAACAGACAATATATTGATCAGAATTGGTAATACATATTTTATAATATTAATTTCATTAGAGTAAGGTAATTCCGACCTGTTAGGAGAGTCGACATTGAGGTTGATGAGTGAGCAACGGGACGTTTCTCATCAGGAACCCACTTCAAACGAGCACCTTTTTAGCAGCACAAAAATGGTAAGCACACAATTCATGAGatgaacattttatttataagatACACATGTACTTCTACAGGATGCTTTGGACTAAAGCCCTTCGTCATTAACAGTTGAATGAGTGCCATGGTCTCTCAGTCTGTTCTTTATCAGTGTGGTCAGCCAATCCAGAGGCCCGCTTGGGTTGTAACTGATGACGTGTCTGTGTAGTACTGTACACCAGTTCCATGTCTGTAATGGGTGTGGTGTATATTTCTGGGTGTTAAATTAACGTATAGAAAAGGGGATTCCTACTATGAATTTGCCGTGAGAAGAATTTTAAAAGATCTGTCAGATTTGCCATTGACATGAATtgacaaagtgaaaaaaaaagccttggcaGCGTGATGTTCTCCACACATTAACAGATACAATTATTAAAAACTTAatttaatgaaaaataaatacattttctttattcctatTGAGCTATTGATAATAGGTCTCCATGGAGACCCCACCCTGACTCGTTTGTGGCGGCCGGAGACCAACTTCTTTTAAACTTCTGCCTGCAAATGGTGCAGTTCTAATAGGTCTCTACCTAAATGGGGCAGGTGTAGTTCATCTAGGTCTCTACCTAAATGGGGCAGGTGTATTTCTTATAGGTCTCTACCTAAATGGGGCAGGTGCAGTTCTTATAGGTCTCTACCTATTGTGGGCTTCCATATGTCCACGAATATGAGACTGCTGACAGAAACCTCATCCATACTCAGTGCAAGGATACGGCCTTTCTCCCATGTGTATTGTACAATGTGCTTGTAGTACATTGTATTTTGGGAAACTTTTCCCCAGTCACAGCAGTTGTGAGGCTTCTCGCttatgtgtgtacgtctgtggtCTCTCAGGTTGCCACAGTCAGTGAGATATCTtccacagtacagtacagtaccgCAGCAGTACGGCTTCTCTCTGGTGATCTTTTACTGAAAGCAGGCGCGTCGCACCCTAGGGGAATGTGGGTGTTTTAACACCCACACTTTTCCCGGTGAGAGGGTTCAACACCCACACTTTTTCTGCAGTTTTTCCACAGTTTTGCACAAACGCCTTGCGTCGAACTGCCGCCGTAGCTACGTCGTAGGCTGTGTGTAGCGATTATATTGCCTGAGTGAACAGAACTGCGTCCATAGCAACGCTCTGTTTTTCATGGCAACGGTGTGTTATACTTCGCAGGGGTCTTAACagacaaggcaaggcaaggcaaggcaattttatttatatagcacaattcatacaccgtggtcattcaaagtgcttcacatacatgcacaacaatgtgcttcacatacatttttttttttttaaaaagcaaaaggtcagtgcatgatcataaaaacagtaaattatagaaaataaaagcatgagaacattaaggcataaaaatagtaaaatataggaaataaaagcataaaaagaataataacaatcactaCTCTATTAGAGTAAGCAATAATACTTCAAAGGAACTGTTCatggccagttagcagaaggcatctgagaaaagtttggtctttagtctagatttaaaactgaaagtagttggagcgtttttaatgtcttctggaagttggttccagaggtgaACCGCATAGTGGCTGATTGCTGTttcaccctgtttagtttggacagtgggttttactaatagaaatgtatgctgcgatctgagagatctgagtggtacgtactgctgaaacatgtcagatagatactttggccctatcccattaagtgacttgaaaacaagcagcagtgctttaaagtcaatcctgtaacttactgggagccagtgcaggtatttcagtataggggttatgtggtcagttctttttgtttttgtaagaattctggctgctgcattttgtatcatttgaagctgtttaaggttttttttttggaaggcctgtgaacagcccattgcagtaatcaaccctactggagataaaggcatgaattagtttttccaagtcatcttttgtttggcaatgtttttgagatggtagaacgcagatttagtaattgctttcatgtggctgttaaaatttagatcactgtctaAGAGGACaccaagatttctgacagtatCCTTTGCTTTAAGTCCTTTTTTGTTAAGAAGGGTGGCAATCTTacatctttcctcctttttaccaaaaactattacttcagttttgtctttgtttagctggagaaagttctgaGACATCCAGTGGTTAATTTGCTCAATACAATCACAAAGAGATTCAAGGGGACCATAGTCATTAGGTGTCAAAGCTAAGTAAAtgtgggtgtcatcagcatagttaGGATAGGAGATCAAATTATTCTTTAAGATTTGTCCAAGTGGGAGCATATAAAGGTTGAATAGAAGTGGACCCAAAATTGAGCCCTGGGGGACTCCATAGGTCAGGGACGTAGGTGTTGAGGTGTAGTTGCCAACTGCAACAAAAAAGCTCCTGTCTTGTAAGTATGATTTCAACCACTTGATAACAACACCTAATAAGGGATGACCCCAGAGGTCCGTGGTCTCTTTGACCAAGTCGAAACAGTGACCCGACTCCTCCTAGTTGTGCCTGTGTCATCAGCAGAGTCAGAAAGGAGTTTCAGCAGCCTCCGGAGGCTGAAAACATGGCTTCGCAGCACCATGACCCAAACCCGCCTCAACAGTGTTGCTGTGTGCAATGTACATAAAGACAAGCTGGACAGGGTAAACAGAAAAAAGATTGCTGAACAGTTTGTCTCCTGTAAGGAGGGCAGAAAGAGCACTTTTGGTAGTTGGTCATATGTTCAATTGGTCAGTTGGTTGTTggttggtatatatatatatatataatatatatatgtacatatttaattaaaaatgttttgttcttaatatattttgtttgtatatttgtagtTTGTAACAAAAAATTATTAAAGTATTTCTGATTCTTTTTGACTTATTTTGACTTATTTTTCATGTGTTCCGAGTGTGTTTTTATACTTTTCTAGTATCACTCATTTAAATGGGATGCTTTTTATATCTTGTATGTTATACATGTTGTACAACTCTGTCATTGTATCCTTGTTTCTATTGTTAATAAACAAATCACATCCATCCCCCTCACTTTTGAAAAGCTTGCTACGCCCCTGACTGAAAGACATGTTGCAGTCGCTGCACTGGTGCCGTCTCTCACCACTGTGGATTCTTTGATGGCTGTTCAGACCTGATCACTGAGTGaaactctttctcacacagcgtgcacaattataataataataataataatactacaaaactttatttgtatagcacctttcgtACAAAAAAATGCAGCTCAAAGTTCCTAAAACCAAAGAAATTACGTACACAAAGAAATTATATGCACAGTGATTCacataaaacaaatgtaaaactgGGATAGAGTgcatgaaataaaatgaaaataaaagcaGGGATGGAGTGCATAAAGTGTTAaaaaatagaatacataaaatgcaaaaGATAGAAACTAAAACTCTGCAGAGATATAGTTCCCCAATCCCCTTAATATCACGTTATATCACGATAAAGAACAATGTGAAGGTGAAAATATAAGTTTTtagctttcttttaaaaatTGTTTAGCGACCTGGCTTCCCTGATATCTATAGGCAGTGTGTTCCATAGctttggggcgtaattgacaaaggctgcgtccccgattttctcacggcttttgctgggaacctctaATAAACCAGCAAtagatgatcgcagtgttcttgaaggcAATAATTTGACAAGGGTGTTTGCAaagtaacttggtcctagcccattaagggctttgtctataaggagaaggaccttaaaatcAATTCTAAATGTTATCATAAGCCAGTGCAGAGccgctaaaactggactaatgtgctctctcctcttggttctggttaatagccgagctgcagagttttgaataagctgaagtctctcagttgtttttttcggGAGGCCAATAagaattgcattacaataatcaagacggcttgaaataaaagcatgaatcagtttttcagcatctttttgatttataaatggtagtactttagctatgtttctaaggtggaaaaattatgttttcgtaCCTTGTTAATGAAGCTTagatctgaatctaaaataacaccaagccTTGTAACCTCTGATTTAATCCAGGGGGTTAATTTCCCcagattattaaacagcatttctctttctgttttagggccgactagtaggatctcagttttgtcctcgtttaactttaagaaatgattgctcatccacttatttatcgtCAAAAGACCGTtagtaatggagtttatagctgcagcatcatttggttCAGCAAAGATGTACAGTTGTGTGTCATCCACATAACTATGGATACCACTGGAACGATGACCGTTAAGGTCTTTTTGAAAACACCAAACTCTTTCCACTCATCGTTTTTTAAGCTTCATCTTTCCTTGAAGGGGACTTGGGATACATATTTGATGCTAACGGATGGTCATCACTACGGCCTCGGTTCTGTGTacaataagaaaaagaaaagaagattaacatatttgtaaatgtgtacatAGTAGTCTATCTATGTTTGCTATCCAAGGTCTAATAATGCTAACTTAGTCGTTCTGTGTGCCACAGCCACCAGCAGATAGTGCCGGAGGTATTAACCAATCACAGAACACATTGACCGGTCACAGAACAGtctctggagctccccctagtggtactGGCCAGTATTAGCACACGTCCCTCAATGTTGTccagtttgagctacaactgcttctgttgttctattttttttttttaaagataaaaCTGTTATTATTACATCTAAACAATAAAGTAATCACTAATGTATCGTACTGTGGACCATTTCTGTGTCGTGTGGATAAGTTCAAATAATAGGGCAAAAGACCCTGCTAACATGGCTGCTGGCCGACTTGCCCAAGGAGAtggcaatatatatatttcacatgaTACATCTCACTCTCTtatgctctctttttctgtagCATTCAATTATGAACTTAGCTTTATTGATCACAGTGTGGACCTATATGTAAAGAAAATATTTTCACCTTGTTTATCGTTTTCTTATGATGGGattgtagcctacatttaaaCCACTATAATCAGTTAAATCCCTTTGTCAAGATTAGGTGTCTTCATAATTGCCTGTATATGAATCCTAACCTTTTCTTCAGAGTAGTGTCAATGTGCTATTCCGTCCCAGTACATGGCGGCAGTCCACCAGCTGTATTGTCAGAACCTTCAATGGTACTTGCAGTGTTGAGGGGTCCTTGGGAGGAACAGGAGACTGTGCAGAAGGAGATGGTCGGACAAGGGCTactggaaaaggagagagagaaaagggagtgagagaagtaAAACAGAGATGGAtttggatggatggacggatggatgggaGACAGAGAATGGCAGTAGGCCATATCAAGAGTGAGGGGACATCTCTTTTGGCATTTGATAGCTATTAGAGAGATATCTGTCCATTAATATTGCATACATTGTGTCTTAGCATAGGCTAGTATATCATTGTGTCTTAGCATAGGCAACtattgctttgtgtgtttgcatatactAGTATGCCATTGTGTGTAAGCATAGGCTAGTATGCCATTGTGTCTTAGCATAGGCCAGTATGCCATTGTGTGTAAGCATAGGCTAGTATGCCATTGTGTGTAAGCATAGGCCAGTATGCCATTGTTTGTAACCCTAGGCAACCATTACTTTGAAGATACATGTGCAACTTCAGAACAGAAGCAAGACTAAATGTGAGCACATCTAAAATAGTTGGTGATTTCAGAAAACAAGGCGGGGTTGAAGTGAAAGGGTATTCCATGATAAATAAGTATGTTCCTTTTACTTTTGAAATTTTACTTTTGTTTTGCCGTGTCCATCGACCTAagggctgtaaaaaaaaaatgcacagacGTACCCCTGGGTCCGCACAGCACACAGAGGCGCCAATATCCACAACCTATTGCCCCCCAGCCAACCCCCTCTCCCAAAAAAAGGACCCTCTGACACCATATTTCTGCCAGAGCAGGTCCTGATAAATGCTCTGCAACCAACCCAGCAAGTGCATCTGTAATCCCTATTTCTTTAAGAGCCATGTCATCTTGTGATACTACCATCCTTGGCTACTTCttcaattttctctctctcacacacacacacacattttgatatttttttgGTACAATAGAAGCATTTAAATGGTTCCTCACCATTATGACGTTGCTGGTGGATTTTAAGTCCGCTAGGCTGGGAAAAACACTTTCCACATTCGGAGCAGggatatggcttctctccagtatgtACTCTCTGGTGAGTTTGAAGACTGCCAGATGTAGTGAAAGTCTTGCCACACTCAGAGCAGggatatggcttctctccagtatgtACTCTCTGGTGAGTTTGAAGACTGCCAGATGTAGTGAAAGTCTTCCCACACTCAGAGCAGGGATacggcttctctccagtgtgtactcTCTGGTGACTTTGAAGATTGCCAGATGTAGTGAAAGTCTTCCCACACTCAGAGCAGggatatggcttctctccagtatgtACTCTctggtgccctttaagactgCCAGATGTAGTGAAAGTCTTCCCACACTCAGAGCAGggatatggcttctctccagtatgtACTCTCTGGTGCCTTTTAAGATGGCCAGATGTAGTGAAAGTCTTTCCACATTCGGAGCAGGGATATAGCTTCTCTCCAGTATGTATTCTCTGGTGACTTTTAAGATTGCCAGATTCAGTGAAAGTCTTCCCACACTCAGAGCAATGATAAGGCctttctccagtgtgtgtcctAAGGTGGGTCGTGAGTTTGCCACTCTGAGAAAAGCTTTTCCCACACTGTTGGCATTCATGAGGCTTCCCTCTGGAGTGGATTCTCTGGTGTCGTTTCAACTTGGACAAGCAGGAAAAAATGTTCCCACACTCTGAGCAGTGCTGAGACTTCTCTCCAGTATGAGTTTTCTGATGGCAAGCAAGATCCAATGGCTGGGAGAAACTTTCCCCACGCAGGGAGCAGTCATAGGAACCCTCTCCCTGATCTGTTTTAGGGGATCCTAACTCAGCCAAACTCATTCTACGTGAGCAGGGTTTGCGCTTTTTCTGTCCATCTTGCTCCCTCTCGTGTGGCGAGGAGTCTTCACGCCCGTTGTCGGCCTCCATCTTTCAAGTATGGGCAGATGACTTTTCACAAaactgaagagaaagaaaaaaacaaatcaaacaaacattCTTAAGCTgaaatgaaagcacacacaatAAGGAAGCCTGACATAGTGGTGGCCACATACACagttctctcttcactctcgaGCTTGGCTAGTTATAGCTCAAAGGTTAGCAGCAAAGAGCCCGATGGATAGCATGGGTTAGCGGCAAAGAGCCCACAAGCTCTTTAACAAGCTAGTTTAACCAGATGAGTAAGAATAGATAGAACATTCCAATCCCCAGCATCATTTCTGAAGTAAACTGATCCATGGAGATGTCCATTACACCTTTTGTTCACTATTCGTTCAATTCAAATCCAAAGCATTTTGTGCTTTGACTAGTATAACAATGAGATTCATCAAGGTCCCTAGAAAAGTGTCTCAGGGTACGGAAGAACAGAACTTATGTCTATTCACAGTTCACACAATAGCAAAGGGACAGTGAACAAAGGGCGTAAATTTGAAGCAAAGCCCTAACAGCAAAGTTATAACAATTTTTCAAAGGATTTGTTAAATTCCTTTGATTACAACTAGGATGTTTTCTTTGAAAAGTGAATGTCTATGCAAATAGAAAGACAAAGCCAAGTCTTGCAGTTAGAAAAGCAAACTGCTCTTTCTTATCACTTCTACAGTGACACTttcatagacatacagtatactttatGTCTATGGACTCTTTGCCCCTACTCACTATCTTGTGTAAACTGTGGTTGAAGCCCCAGTATTTTTttctactgagctccccctaaagttgcggagtgtagctcacttttttACCACTGTTGTGAATACAAATCCCCCATatggacagtgtacacgtgtatCTGTTGACaacggcagaagccaaagaaacaTGTAGATTGACCTggtagagtaatatcacaagattttacacaaataggACTGCAGAGTTTTAATCATTTGTGGCATcggagatgaacgctaacataaccaaagaataaaaaaaaaaaagaatgaccaATTTTTATTTTGCCAAAATACTGCTCGTGTTTTCAGCCCATGCATATTGTTTTCTAcgcgtttgaatgtggagtatgtgttctctaataaaatgttgttggcaaCATGCTTAATTTACATTGGACAGTTATTACAAGCTAGCagagttaggttttcaaggcTGCACATTTCCAAGGCCTATTGGTGCGGGATTGACACCAATTTGCCGTGAGATGAAtatatttggatgctagcctgacaCAGGACAGATTGATGATTTTGgacatctggaaaaactacaaatctccgtgaaacagggatgacaccaataagATTACAGCCTACATCAAattatttcataaataacattggcagggatgtttataaTGAAATCTAGCAAGTCGATAACTTTCCttacagtcaaacatcaagcaaggacgacacaagacatagcaagacagctaataagtgATCACTGAcaagtccaacagaaagaagccCAGCTACACATATGAATTGTGATCTGCCTTGATGTCCATGCAGAGAATACTGCACTTTCACGGGTTTGAAAACAAGACTACAACTGAGAAATATTTGATTGAATTGATGTGAGGGGATCCCAGGCACATCTCACACAGAAGTTGCAGCCCTGATCTGTATATGGCTATTTATTGtggaatttatttatttcattacttACATCATAATAAccatatttattcatttcactggcatatttatttattcatatacgTAAATTTGGATACAGCAACCTGTAGTTTAAAGAATTAAACTCGCAGGGAACTCAAGTttgaacatgaacacataaaCCTAAAGTCTAACCTGAAGCCTAAACCGACGCGAACCTCGGGGTGTTTAACGAGGTTCCGACACGAACCTCGGGGTGTTTAACGAGGTTCGAAATACTAAAAAAACTGAACTACTACCAAACAGGACTGCGTTTATGGTCAGCCGTCATCATTGTCAAGTAAACAGTTAGTCTGGTGACCCtatgtgtcatgtgacctggAAGGGCAAGGGCAAATCGGACttgaaagactgaaagaacaCGCACTAATTAAGTTCCCAATCAAATCTACTGCTGGTTTCCAGGCGAACATGGTAATGcatttacgtatctgtactatgttttaaatggaatatgtatatttgtttgtgatgCTATGTGTAAactttgggtttgtttgttttgttgattgttaaatataaacgtaaatgttcaatgttatatataaatgttaaatgtaaatgttaaatgtaaatgctaaatgtaaatgttaaatgtaaatgtaaatgttaaatgtaaaatgtaaatgtaaatgttaaatgttcagtctacatgtcagatttgaagactgaaccttacaatatttacggtaattggctttcatagttttcacgtcacgtcagaattaccagcttgcgggcaagaaaatacactccacagctgtctaccactggaatttatactggaact
This region includes:
- the LOC105893681 gene encoding gastrula zinc finger protein XlCGF17.1-like encodes the protein MEADNGREDSSPHEREQDGQKKRKPCSRRMSLAELGSPKTDQGEGSYDCSLRGESFSQPLDLACHQKTHTGEKSQHCSECGNIFSCLSKLKRHQRIHSRGKPHECQQCGKSFSQSGKLTTHLRTHTGERPYHCSECGKTFTESGNLKSHQRIHTGEKLYPCSECGKTFTTSGHLKRHQRVHTGEKPYPCSECGKTFTTSGSLKGHQRVHTGEKPYPCSECGKTFTTSGNLQSHQRVHTGEKPYPCSECGKTFTTSGSLQTHQRVHTGEKPYPCSECGKTFTTSGSLQTHQRVHTGEKPYPCSECGKCFSQPSGLKIHQQRHNVALVRPSPSAQSPVPPKDPSTLQVPLKVLTIQLVDCRHVLGRNSTLTLL